The Pyrus communis chromosome 5, drPyrComm1.1, whole genome shotgun sequence region AGTCTCAGTCCGAGACCGAAGGCGGCGGCGTCAGGGTGATCGAGCATTTCCAATACGCCATGTTCTGCCTCCTGGTTCTGATGTGCTTCGGAGACAAATTAAACGAAGAGCAAGTCAAAGAAATCGAGCGCGTGGAGCGCCAACGACTTTTCAGTATCGAGCGGTTCAAAATCCTTAATTTCAAACCGAAATTGACGAAGATTCTCCTCAAAAACCGGTGGCGGGAATTCTTCAAGATCCTCGAGGAACAAAGAGAAGTGATCGTCCCTCTGATTCGGGCACGACAGAAATCAAACAACGACAGGCTGGCTAGAAGCACCGACGACGACGACAAAGACGATGAATATGTGTTGTCTTATACTGATACGCTGCTAGACCTCCAGCTCCCCGACGGCAACGAAAAGCGGAAGCTTTCGGAGGACGAAATGGTCAACCTCTGCTCGGAGTTTCTCAACGCCGGCACCGACACGACTTCCACGGCGCTGCAGTGGATCATGGCCAACGTAGTGAAGTACCCAGAAGTTCAGGAGAAGCTCCTTGCCGATATTAAAGGGGTTGTGGGAGAAACAGAGGAGGAGGTGAGGGAGGAGGTCCTGCAGAAGCTGCCGTATCTGAAAGCCGTGATCTTGGAGGGCCTGCGGCGCCACCCGCCGGCGCACTTTGTGCTGGCGCATGCGGTGACGCACGACGTGGTTTTAGACGGACACTTGGTGCCCAAGAACGGGAGTGTTAATGTCATGGTGGCGGATATAGGTTGGGACCCGCAAGTGTGGGAGGACCCCATGGCGTTCAAGCCGGAGAGGTTCTTGGGCGGAGATGAAGGGTTCGACTTGACGGGGAGCAGGGAGATCAAGATGATGCCGTTTGGGGTGGGGAGGAGGATCTGTCCAGGGTTGGGACTGGCGGTGCTGCATCTGGAGTATTTTGTGGCGAATTTGGTTTGGAAATTTGAGTGGAGAGTTGTGGAGGGAGATGGCGTGGACCTCTCTGAGGAAGAGGAGTTTACTGTAGTGATGAAGAATCCATTGCAAGCCCACTTAATCCCAAGAGGCAAATAAGtgtgagattttattttttcgaGTTTCCAACCAACTGTATTATTACACTTAGTGTGTCGAGTCGTGTGCTTGTTACATTAAAATTCTCATTAAAAATGTAGTATAaatgtggtatgaaaatgtagtaAGTGTAAAATTACTCGTTAAGagctatttatttatattttaataaattatgagTTGTTTATTGTATAGGAAGTCTTTTTTTTAGGAGTATTGAAAATAGTTGCTCCTATTTCCTCAGTTTGTTTTATGCTTTTgtatttaagttgtagtttgtTGTATGAAGTTGTTTTTCCCGCGCTAAAATATTCTTTGGTTTCCTGCGAGAGTCTGCTTTTCTTCAACATTTCAAACTATGTTCAATCGTTAAATTCAACAGTGTAAGAGTGAACCGTATTTGCTACTTTGCTTGTTACTCCTCaaatctcttcttctttttactgTTTATACTGATACAACTTCAAATGATCTACTTAGATTTGGCGAAGAAAACTATTTTGATAACAAATGGAGAATcatacggttttttttttttttttttggtactctTCAAGATAGCCAAGAGTGGTTTTTTTAGACTTTCTCATAGAAATTACGTAGAGGAATCTAAATTCGCGAAGTTTTCAATGAATCATAACATAATGTACTAAAGATTTTGCAGTAGGTAACCACCAAAAATTATCACAGCACATTCAAACGATTACCACTAGCGAAAAATAAGATAATTTGAAAGGCAACCACCTTCAAAAAAAGGGAGGAAGAGGCAATCACCATTGCTCATCTGATTCTTAGCATTCTCCCTGTTGCCTCCACCAATATGCTCATCGCGGCTTGCCgccaacaccaccaccatctctCACCATTGTCGCCTCCATCATCTTTAAGTATAAACGCtaaactccacattttgaaacaccATTATGTTTTTAGTTAGCCCAACAAGATAATATTTCACAATTATATACatcaattttactttttatgtatTATCTCACTTTTTGAAGGGTCAAaatccaaatttaattatttttctcaaaaaggaaaaataaagtaaataagtTCAAAACTAAACAAGTTTTTTGATGGTGGACAACGATGGTTTGCGTTGGAATACAAGTTTAATTCGTAATTGGTTTATGGAGGAGGAAGCAAGATTGATTTTGAGTATccctttgattttatttaatcCGGCGGATCCCATGATTTGGACTAAAGAGCCTAAGGGTATATTTACAACTAGGAGTGCTTACTTTGTGGCACGAACATGTCATGGTCTTGGTGGGGATGAACCAGTTGGATCTACACTAAATGAGGAGACAAAATTTCTATGGAAAGCTCTGTGACGTGCAAAGGTCCCAGAGAAAGTCAAAATATGTGTTTGGTGTGGGTGTATGAACACATTGCCAGTGAATTTGAAGAATAGACAGGCTTTTACGGAGGATATATGTGGGTTATGTGATAAAGAGGCATAGACagttgaacatgctttgttatAGTGTCCACGATCAGCTGCTATTTGGTTTGGTAGTCCATTGGGAATTCGCATGTTTCTGAGGGTAGGGGAGGGCTTTGGTGGGTGGTTGATCAATATGGCAAAAACAATAACTAAAGACAATTTTGAGTTGATTCTTGTGTTGGTATGGAGCGTTTGGAAGGTCCGTAATGAGTTTCTTTGAAAGTGTGGATGCATCACCATTGGATGTGCAACTTAAAGCCCAAACGTGGCTGTCAAAATTCAAGGAATGGAATTCGTGTTCAGAAGTGGAAACATCCGGATTTTGGTTGGATAAAATGTAACTTTGATGCTGCTTGGGATGTGAATGGTTCATATGGGGGTATAGGGATTGTTGTTCGAAACTCAACATGAGGTTTCATGGCTACAATGGTGGTTCGGGAAATTGGAGTTAGCTCAGCGATGCATGCAGAGGTTGATGTTGTATGGGCAGGAGCTATGTTTGCTCGACATTGGATTGAGGAATAGGTGCAGGTGGAAGGGGATGCTATCATGGTGGTTGCTGTTATTCAGAATGCGGGAACAACTTTGCATGGTCATTTTGGTCACTTGTTTGCTGATACACGGCAGATCATTCAAGGGTTTAAGCAATGGAAGATTTCTTTCGGACCAAGAGAGACGAACAGAGTGGCACATCGGCTTGCACGGTTGAGTCTAACGATTGATCACCCAATTTCTTGGTTCAAAGAACCCCTTGATTTTATTTCTGATTTATTATTGGAGGATAGTCTTAATAGTTAATTTGGTgtagaatattattttttcctttGATCGGGTTAAAAGCCTAGACAAGATTTTTATTAAGGCCCACTGTTAGCACCCTATTCTTGATTATGTACGTATTTCTACTAATAAATGAATATTGCACTTCATCtcaaaaattccaaaacaaaacaaaaacaaaacaaaaaaaaatacctcCTCCATGTCCACCAATAGATAATAAAATCaaaagtaaattgtagcaatggtccctcaactaaaaatctattactattggtcccttaacttatcaaaatgtgtaacTATAgtatttttcatcaatttcgtcaaaatttgtcaaaataagttacgTTAGAataaccatttatataataaaggtccctcaactcatcaaagtgtgtaattatggtcattttcgtcaattatgtcaaaatttttgtcaaaacgaGTTATATTataaggaccattgctacaattggttTAAAGTTAAGGGGCTatttctccagttgaattaaagttgagggaccaatagtaatgaatttttagttgagggatcatagttgtacgttttgatgagttgagagaccaatggtaattgatttttaattaatagatcattactccaattgagttaaagttaagggaccatagctacaattttctttaaaatcaaaataccacccaaaaaaataaataaaaagacaatgaaattaaaatatctGCAATTCAATAATTTCAATCTTCTCTCTCCCAAATTCAAGCTTGTAAAAGACCTAATTTCAACTTCCCCCACCGAAgcttctctctctcgctctctatGCGTTTCAATTGGGTGTAATTTCCCCCAATCCGAAACCAGCAGCGGTGAATTTCCATGGCGACAGTGACTGCAACTTGCTCTCCGAGCTCCCTCCAGCTTCGCTTCGCTTTCAATTGCGGCAATTGCGGTAAAGCATCCTCCGTTCTCGTACGTAGGCGATTGGGGAAGCTGGATCGTCGGGCCCGAGTGCTCTGCGTTGCTCAGGGCAATGAGAGGTCCGGGGCTGAATTGGAGCCCCGTCGCAATGGGGGTTCGTGGGTCGGGTCGAATTCAAATGCTGACGGGTTTAAAGGGTGGTCCAATTCAGATAATGGGGAAGAGTCATTGGACTCACAGAGGAAGAAATGGTTTTTAGGTAATAATTGTTCGACTGTATTAGATTGGCGTTTTCATATCATTTATTCTCTGTCTGGCTGCTAACATTTTTGGAATAGTTTGCTCTCAGGGACTGTGGGAGCTGGAGTTGCCGGAGTCGTTCTTGTTGCGGGGCTTACTTTTGCGGCATTGTCTTTGGGAAAGCGAAACAATTCAAGTAAGTAGCTGCCTTGTTTCTTTTGATACTAATCAAGCTCTGAATTACATGGACTGAAAATTTGATGATGTTGATGGAAATGGAAGTATTTGTATCTTGTATTGTTTATGGTTGTGTATGATATGTGTTTTATGGAACATGTTTGCCTTGAGCTGTAGTCGACGTATTTCTTGTTTTCGGCTATATGTTAAAACGTAAGTGGATGTATTCAGGCCCAAAACAACAGATGGAGCCGTTAACAACGCAGCAGGAGCGATCATTGACATATGATGATGAAAATCATAGAACTGCAGAAGATGTAGATGATCAAAGCAATGTGAAGAATGATGCCAGTAGTAGTCCGGAAGGAAGGACAGGTACTAATGAGGATTCTTCTTCATCTCCAGAAATTGATGAGTCTCCCAATGAAATTAGAGTTGAAAATGATTATGATATAGGagattttaaaaacacatccgGAGGTACTGAAGCCAATGCCATCAATAATGCTTCTGATAAAGGAGATTCACCACTTGAATCAACTTCCGATGACAAATCAGTTGAATCTGAAACATTCACAAGGAAATTTGATCTGTCTGAATCTGATAATGGCAATGATTCATTTGTTGCCTCTGAGATTGAGGGTTTTGACAGCAGCCTCACTGTAGGTATAGGAGATTTGGCTTCTGAACTTAAAGGGAACCTAGTCAGTGTcgaaccaactaacttgcaagCCTCTGATTCAAACCTTAGCACTGAACCCCAGGATGGAATACCCGGGAGAAGTGAAAATCATATTTCCACTTTTGAGTCTTCTTCTTTAAGTGTCGTTGCACATGAATACAATGAACCTGTAGCTCTGGATGTTTCACTTACTTCACAGTCAAACACAATTTTAGAACCTCAGGTATCGTCTAAAGATAACATAGGGACTGTACCCTCATCTTCAACCGAAGAAAACCTTGAAATGAGCAAAACACTGCAGGTTTTAGCTGAGGGAATTAGTTCATCCCTGGAAACGAATACCATAATTGAAAGTGAGTTGTCTAGAAACAAGTCACAATTACCAAATGCTGGGAATTCCTTCTCTTCTGCTGGCATACCTGCTCCAACTGTAGTTTCTGCAGCTCTACAGGTGCCACCTGGGAAGGTTTTGGTTCCTGCCGTTGTTGATCAGGTTCAGGGGCAGGCATTCGCAGCGCTGCAAGTGTTAAAGGTATGATATATTGTCATATTTTGCTTCTAATTTCCTTGTTCCAAAGTCTTTACAACAATTTCTCTGTATGAACATTCAATCCTATTGTTGCATTTGAGTCCTTTAGTTTGACAAATTTTGAATTGGAAATCTTCGACACAGATTGCGATGTTGTTCTCattattttttatggttttggttgcaTAGATGTTAAGCCAGTTTcctttttgtaatttgaatatGACAACTGTTTCAGGTCATAGAGGCTGATGTTCAACCTGGTGATTTGTGTACACGACGTGAATATGCTCGTTGGTTGGTTTCTGCAAGTAGTGCTCTTTCAAGGTATAAAACCCTCCATGACAAGATATAAATCTTCACAACATATAGTCTCTTTTTAAATTTGTGAGGCATATTATAGGTCTACACGTACTGACATAATTTCTTCGTGTTAACTGTAGGAACTCAATCTCTAAAGTATATCCTTCTATGTATATTGAGAATGTTACTGAGCTTGCATTTGATGATATTACACCTGAAGACCCTgattttccatccattcaagGTTTGAGCATGTTAGATTTCTGTGGTGTAGCGTAAGTGATAGTGTGATAGGCTTTGTTTGCTTATAGTTTCCCTGCATCCATTCAGGTTTGGCTGAAGCTGGACTTATTTCTAGCAAGCTGTCAAGAAAGGATATGCGTTCTTCCATGGATGAAGATGACAGTCCTTTCTACTTCTCTCCTGAAAGGTAGTATATTTTATTCCTTGTAATGTAGTGCTCTCTTCAGTTTGTTGTTTCATTGAAATCACTTGGCATTATTTTGGTCTAGTTCTAAATACGCCGGGTGTATCTCCTCCAAACCAATTATCCTGACTGTTCATGATTGAAAATTTACAAGTACTTGTTTCATTGCATGGTCTCATTACCTTTGGAAATTAGCTGCTCTAGTTGTGAGGCCTTGCAGTATTTTTTTAGTAACTTATCTATATTTGTTTAATATGTTTCTCTGCTTGCATTTAAATGTTCATCGATTTGCTTTTTGTTCCAGAATTTAGGCGAAATTACATAGGTAatggtttttcttattttcctttttttttttgtgcaattcCTTGCTGCAGCCCTCTATCACGGCAGGATCTTGTAAGTTGGAAGATGGCCCTAGAGAAAAGATATCTCCCCAAAGCTGACAAGGAGGTTGTTAACAGTATAAgcttgttttcagttttattctTTTTGAGCTACTCTTCTGCTTGTAGGTCTAAATACTAATTCTCTACTTATTATTCTGAATTATTAATTCTCTACTTGTTATGTGCATTTGCACAGGTCCTGTACCGAATTTCTGGTTTTATAGACGCTGATAAGATACATCCAGATGCATGTCCTGCACTTGTTGCTGACCTATCTGGAGAACAGGGTATTATTGCTCTTGCATTTGGTGAGTCATGGCTCGTAACTGTATTTCTAATATTCACACAATTTTACGGGTTTGATAGTTaacatttctttcaattttgatttaaagGTTACACCAGACTCTTCCAGCCGGATAAGCCAGTAACAAAAGCCCAGGCTGCTATTGCCCTCGCAACCGGAGAGTATTCTGACTCGGTGAGTGAGGAGCTTGCACGTATTGAAGCAGAATCTATAGCAGAAAATGCTGTGGATGCACATAATGCTTTAGTAGCTGAAGTTGAAAAGGATGTGAATGCAAATTTTGAGAAGGATCTTTCCTTGGAGAGGGAAAAAATTGATGCCGTTGAGAAAATGGCTGAAGAAGCAAGACGTGAATTGGAAAGGTTAAGGTCTAAGAGAGAGGAAGATAATATTGCCTTGATGAAGGAGCATGCAGCTGTTGAATCGGAAATGGAAGTTCTGTCTAAGTTAAGGCATGAGGTGGAGGAACAATTGCAGAGCGTAATGAGTAACAAAGTAGAGATATCctatgaaaaagaaagaattagCAAACTTAGGATTGAAGCAGAAACCGAAAGCCAGGAGATTGCACGCCTACAGTATGATCTAGAGGTTGAACGGA contains the following coding sequences:
- the LOC137735442 gene encoding cytochrome P450 89A2-like, translated to METWFLVPIALCVCFLFKPLLSPFLPSSITKPKLPPGPHSIPIIGSFLWLRKPVSELKHLIRNLQVQYGPIISLHIGSGPVVFIADRSLAHQALIQNGAVFADRPPALATNKYMSSNQHNISSAVYGPTWRLLRRNLTSEILHPFRVKSYGNARKWVLDILVNRLKTKSQSETEGGGVRVIEHFQYAMFCLLVLMCFGDKLNEEQVKEIERVERQRLFSIERFKILNFKPKLTKILLKNRWREFFKILEEQREVIVPLIRARQKSNNDRLARSTDDDDKDDEYVLSYTDTLLDLQLPDGNEKRKLSEDEMVNLCSEFLNAGTDTTSTALQWIMANVVKYPEVQEKLLADIKGVVGETEEEVREEVLQKLPYLKAVILEGLRRHPPAHFVLAHAVTHDVVLDGHLVPKNGSVNVMVADIGWDPQVWEDPMAFKPERFLGGDEGFDLTGSREIKMMPFGVGRRICPGLGLAVLHLEYFVANLVWKFEWRVVEGDGVDLSEEEEFTVVMKNPLQAHLIPRGK
- the LOC137733738 gene encoding stress response protein NST1-like isoform X2; the protein is MATVTATCSPSSLQLRFAFNCGNCGKASSVLVRRRLGKLDRRARVLCVAQGNERSGAELEPRRNGGSWVGSNSNADGFKGWSNSDNGEESLDSQRKKWFLGTVGAGVAGVVLVAGLTFAALSLGKRNNSSPKQQMEPLTTQQERSLTYDDENHRTAEDVDDQSNVKNDASSSPEGRTGDFKNTSGGTEANAINNASDKGDSPLESTSDDKSVESETFTRKFDLSESDNGNDSFVASEIEGFDSSLTVGIGDLASELKGNLVSVEPTNLQASDSNLSTEPQDGIPGRSENHISTFESSSLSVVAHEYNEPVALDVSLTSQSNTILEPQVSSKDNIGTVPSSSTEENLEMSKTLQVLAEGISSSLETNTIIESELSRNKSQLPNAGNSFSSAGIPAPTVVSAALQVPPGKVLVPAVVDQVQGQAFAALQVLKVIEADVQPGDLCTRREYARWLVSASSALSRNSISKVYPSMYIENVTELAFDDITPEDPDFPSIQGLAEAGLISSKLSRKDMRSSMDEDDSPFYFSPESPLSRQDLVSWKMALEKRYLPKADKEVLYRISGFIDADKIHPDACPALVADLSGEQGIIALAFGYTRLFQPDKPVTKAQAAIALATGEYSDSVSEELARIEAESIAENAVDAHNALVAEVEKDVNANFEKDLSLEREKIDAVEKMAEEARRELERLRSKREEDNIALMKEHAAVESEMEVLSKLRHEVEEQLQSVMSNKVEISYEKERISKLRIEAETESQEIARLQYDLEVERKALSMARAWAEDEAKRAREHAKVLEEARDRWERQGIKVVVDNNLREDALGEVTWLDAGKQFSVEGTANRAENLMDKLKALATNIKGKSRDIIDQIIQKIALLISNLREWIPKAGKGAAELKDAAISKASGSAQELQQSTLEFSLAVKEGAKRVAEDCREGVGKLTQKFKA
- the LOC137733738 gene encoding stress response protein NST1-like isoform X1 — its product is MATVTATCSPSSLQLRFAFNCGNCGKASSVLVRRRLGKLDRRARVLCVAQGNERSGAELEPRRNGGSWVGSNSNADGFKGWSNSDNGEESLDSQRKKWFLGTVGAGVAGVVLVAGLTFAALSLGKRNNSSPKQQMEPLTTQQERSLTYDDENHRTAEDVDDQSNVKNDASSSPEGRTGTNEDSSSSPEIDESPNEIRVENDYDIGDFKNTSGGTEANAINNASDKGDSPLESTSDDKSVESETFTRKFDLSESDNGNDSFVASEIEGFDSSLTVGIGDLASELKGNLVSVEPTNLQASDSNLSTEPQDGIPGRSENHISTFESSSLSVVAHEYNEPVALDVSLTSQSNTILEPQVSSKDNIGTVPSSSTEENLEMSKTLQVLAEGISSSLETNTIIESELSRNKSQLPNAGNSFSSAGIPAPTVVSAALQVPPGKVLVPAVVDQVQGQAFAALQVLKVIEADVQPGDLCTRREYARWLVSASSALSRNSISKVYPSMYIENVTELAFDDITPEDPDFPSIQGLAEAGLISSKLSRKDMRSSMDEDDSPFYFSPESPLSRQDLVSWKMALEKRYLPKADKEVLYRISGFIDADKIHPDACPALVADLSGEQGIIALAFGYTRLFQPDKPVTKAQAAIALATGEYSDSVSEELARIEAESIAENAVDAHNALVAEVEKDVNANFEKDLSLEREKIDAVEKMAEEARRELERLRSKREEDNIALMKEHAAVESEMEVLSKLRHEVEEQLQSVMSNKVEISYEKERISKLRIEAETESQEIARLQYDLEVERKALSMARAWAEDEAKRAREHAKVLEEARDRWERQGIKVVVDNNLREDALGEVTWLDAGKQFSVEGTANRAENLMDKLKALATNIKGKSRDIIDQIIQKIALLISNLREWIPKAGKGAAELKDAAISKASGSAQELQQSTLEFSLAVKEGAKRVAEDCREGVGKLTQKFKA
- the LOC137733738 gene encoding stress response protein NST1-like isoform X4, with product MATVTATCSPSSLQLRFAFNCGNCGKASSVLVRRRLGKLDRRARVLCVAQGNERSGAELEPRRNGGSWVGSNSNADGFKGWSNSDNGEESLDSQRKKWFLGTVGAGVAGVVLVAGLTFAALSLGKRNNSSPKQQMEPLTTQQERSLTYDDENHRTAEDVDDQSNVKNDASSSPEGRTALQVPPGKVLVPAVVDQVQGQAFAALQVLKVIEADVQPGDLCTRREYARWLVSASSALSRNSISKVYPSMYIENVTELAFDDITPEDPDFPSIQGLAEAGLISSKLSRKDMRSSMDEDDSPFYFSPESPLSRQDLVSWKMALEKRYLPKADKEVLYRISGFIDADKIHPDACPALVADLSGEQGIIALAFGYTRLFQPDKPVTKAQAAIALATGEYSDSVSEELARIEAESIAENAVDAHNALVAEVEKDVNANFEKDLSLEREKIDAVEKMAEEARRELERLRSKREEDNIALMKEHAAVESEMEVLSKLRHEVEEQLQSVMSNKVEISYEKERISKLRIEAETESQEIARLQYDLEVERKALSMARAWAEDEAKRAREHAKVLEEARDRWERQGIKVVVDNNLREDALGEVTWLDAGKQFSVEGTANRAENLMDKLKALATNIKGKSRDIIDQIIQKIALLISNLREWIPKAGKGAAELKDAAISKASGSAQELQQSTLEFSLAVKEGAKRVAEDCREGVGKLTQKFKA
- the LOC137733738 gene encoding stress response protein NST1-like isoform X3: MVFSLLSGTVGAGVAGVVLVAGLTFAALSLGKRNNSSPKQQMEPLTTQQERSLTYDDENHRTAEDVDDQSNVKNDASSSPEGRTGTNEDSSSSPEIDESPNEIRVENDYDIGDFKNTSGGTEANAINNASDKGDSPLESTSDDKSVESETFTRKFDLSESDNGNDSFVASEIEGFDSSLTVGIGDLASELKGNLVSVEPTNLQASDSNLSTEPQDGIPGRSENHISTFESSSLSVVAHEYNEPVALDVSLTSQSNTILEPQVSSKDNIGTVPSSSTEENLEMSKTLQVLAEGISSSLETNTIIESELSRNKSQLPNAGNSFSSAGIPAPTVVSAALQVPPGKVLVPAVVDQVQGQAFAALQVLKVIEADVQPGDLCTRREYARWLVSASSALSRNSISKVYPSMYIENVTELAFDDITPEDPDFPSIQGLAEAGLISSKLSRKDMRSSMDEDDSPFYFSPESPLSRQDLVSWKMALEKRYLPKADKEVLYRISGFIDADKIHPDACPALVADLSGEQGIIALAFGYTRLFQPDKPVTKAQAAIALATGEYSDSVSEELARIEAESIAENAVDAHNALVAEVEKDVNANFEKDLSLEREKIDAVEKMAEEARRELERLRSKREEDNIALMKEHAAVESEMEVLSKLRHEVEEQLQSVMSNKVEISYEKERISKLRIEAETESQEIARLQYDLEVERKALSMARAWAEDEAKRAREHAKVLEEARDRWERQGIKVVVDNNLREDALGEVTWLDAGKQFSVEGTANRAENLMDKLKALATNIKGKSRDIIDQIIQKIALLISNLREWIPKAGKGAAELKDAAISKASGSAQELQQSTLEFSLAVKEGAKRVAEDCREGVGKLTQKFKA